The following nucleotide sequence is from Synchiropus splendidus isolate RoL2022-P1 chromosome 1, RoL_Sspl_1.0, whole genome shotgun sequence.
AtaaggcttggatttgtggggttcAGCCAAATGGTGCCCACATTGGCATCAGGTTCTcaaaagtgttttgtcaataattggtccccacaagcaagAATCAGCCAGGTACGTATACACACACAAGTGACGCACCATCCACTTCCCAGGCTGTACTTCTGTGTGCGCCATGACTCCACAGATATCACTTTCATTTGAGGCCTGTGAAAAGGTAGACAACATTTGTAAACTGACCTGTAAACATCCGTTCTACTGAAGGAGGGAATCTAATGTAAtcacaggtcatgtgaccagattgGATTCTGGACctagtggtgggtagatgacgtatcataaaacagtgtcctaatttggagtggctcttggtttagaaaagatgtgaggtttcaatgaattagttgtataagtccaaacattttacagcagacagcgccatctggtggcctctgaaaatcaggacactgtttcttggAGCCTCATCAACCTCTTCAATAGTATGTCATGAAGgcacatctacccatcactaaggGGACCGCCCCAGCTCATATCTTGAAGGTGAAACTCCAAAGTGGGAGGACTGCGATGAGAAACTTGTGGCAGGTCTTTTATTCTGCTCAGTCAAAGCCAGTGAAGCAGAACCTCTGATGAATTTCCAGCATCATGCTCTGGAGCTAACAAGAAACACTGCCTAACAACCCCCTGTAATAATCCCTGTGATGTATTATAAACACAGCCGGCTCCGTTAATAGCCTCATTCATCAAAGGAATTACTGGATTTGCTGGCAAACCCTTTGGAAATGGGTGATTTTCAGTGAACTGTGTGTTGATGAAGATGCGGGCGCCTGGCTCACCGTCAAAGGTGCGGCGTGAGTCGGCTCAGAGGTGGAAGGAAAGTGTGGGAGCAGTGAGTTGGAGCTGTCAAAGTGTCGACTAAACGGCGTGTCAGCCGCTGGTCCTTGGATCTGCAAGACAAGCAAGGCTGTTAGGCGTTGGCATGACGACGGTAGCAGTGAGGACAACTTCCTGGCTAACTAGACACTCTTTGATTATTTGAAGTAAATCTGTGGGTGTTGGAATGTGTGGTGCTGAGTCATGGATGAGCGGCATCATTACTTGTGTCTGCTGGCACTgccgggaggaggaggaggatgatgatgaagcgcTGACGTATTCTTTCCACCACTGGGAGAAAAAGTCTTCACACAAATACGAAACGCCACGAGCATCTGGTCCGCTGGACCTCCAAGGTTTGTCCGGTCCCAGGAAGTGGACGATCTTTGCTTCGTGGCCAAATCTGTGGGACAGAGAGCACCTGGGACTTGAAGGGCCAGCTCAGAGTGTAGTCTGTGTTCTTTGCCGGCTCACTGTTGGAAAGCAGGGGCATAGCTGTAGACGGAGCTGGTGCTCAGGTTGTAGATGAAAGGCAGGTGTTTCCTGATGTCCTCCACTGGCCAGCCACTGAAGAAGGAGTTGAGCAGACCCTGGTCTCCCCCTGCGATGCAACAGTGCGACATCAGTTATGCTAACTCTATATAATGTAGTGAAGCCAGCTTCCCACACACTGATTCATCTGCTGAACTGAAATGAAACTACACAGCACTCAGGGTTATTTTTAAACTGATCAGACGTcgctgcacacacactctctcacacacaggccATCTGTTGGAGCATCAAGCTCATAAATTATCTGAACTGGGTAATAATGAAGAGATTCAGAATAAAGATTCATGTCATTCTGAATGCCTTTATAATGGCAATCCTTTATCTCCTAAATAAACCTAAAGGATGgattgaaaatgattttaaatggcTTTAAACGGCGCTTGGTGCTCCTCTTgctacacacactcacagggaAGAAGCAaaactttgagttgtttttcaaaCCTGACGCGCCTCTAGCTTGACCACACTCCTTCACGACAGAGAAACTTAAGTTAGTCTCAAAAGTACAAGTTGTTTTAAGTAAATGCTGATCTATTTTTGTCATACTGCTCACCCCTTTCTTGAGACATTTTgaaacagatacattttctcCAATTTGTTTCTGTAAATAACATGCCAGTCAGGATGTATAATTTTCTACGGGACTTTCCACTCTTGGGCCTAGGTTCCTTAGGTGGTGAGCCTCCGGATTTTTTAAATGAGCGAAGTGTGCCGTGGCTTAAAACAGGTTGAAAACACTGCACTAATGTTCTACAAACGCCATAGTCCAGCCAACGAATCGCTGACATCCATATGCTGCCTAGTTACCGTCGAAGCTGCCCAGCCTCCGCGCGTGGTCCAGCAGCCTTGCATGAGTTTGGAGAGAGGgtttaaacacaaacactccGGAGTTGAAACAGTCGGGCCAGCCGGGATCAGGAGCAGCTGAGAGTTCATCTCGTTCAAACAGCTCGTCTATGTTACACAGCACCTGAAAGTAGGAGTCAAAGCGTTCAGGTCTGTCTTGGTAGCCTATTGTTGATTTGTTGATCTGTAACAGAGTTGTGTGGGAGCATGATTACTCCTGCCCTTGAGCACTGAGCATCCAGGCTTTCATGTTTGCACTTGCCAAACAGAGGTAGACCCATGTACGTGAACATTATATTGATCCTGCCATTCATGTCGTGTGCTTTTCTGTCTGTCAGGGTCCAACCTTGACTCCCTGGGTCAACTCCTCTGCCATGTGTCATTGAGTTCTAAAGTGTGATGACACGGCAAGTCATGCAACAAAACATGATTTTAAAAGAATCTTGTCTAGTGGTGCACTCAACAAGTTCTAATGTTAAGTGCCGTTGACTTTTCAAGAGCACCTCCTGGAGTAACTCCAGAGACTCACTCGTGCATGAGAGGTCTGTTGCTTATTCCCTAAGCTGATGATTTCActcaaaaataaacagaaatgtcTTGCACAGTGGATAgaaaaaatatactgtatataattaATAGCCCTACGATACATAGATCTGTGCTCGCTTTGGGATATGATTAATAGATTGTAgtgatattaaaaaataataatgcattGCCTTTCATCACGACAGACtgtgaacaaatgtgtttttatgcaCTTTTATAATGATAAACAATAAAGCGGCACTCGATTGATCCTACGCCATTGTCACACATGATTTATGAATGGTATGCTTACGTTCAAAAAACAATAACTGACATAGTTACGTTTTTGATTGAAAGGAGACTGGTGAGACTTTGTACTTTCATGTATGCAAAAATACACCATTTGCTCACCAGAGTGTCGGCGTCCAGGAAGACACATTTACTGAACTGTGTCAGAGTCCAGCAGTGGATCTTGGTGAACGTGATCCCCAGCTCCGGACGTCCCAGCACAGCCAGGCGGACGTGGTCCTCACTGTCCATCAGTTCCACCGTGATGACCTCATCAAACAGCTTCTCCAGACCTTTTCTGGTGAGAACAATCAGTTGATATCTGTCGACTCAAGAAGGAGATTCAGCTCTGACCTTGACTGTTCTGAAATGCCCACTGTCACCATGACAACGATGTCGCGAGTTGTCCCATGCCGCCGTAAACTTGCAGCTACTGCCATGGCTCCCTTGCAGTATTCATCTGTGGTCGCCATAGTGACGAAGGCTTCAGTAGCTGGAGGATGGAAACCACTGAAGAATACTTGCATCCAAAAAACATCTTTTGATAAAACTCTACTTTGTACAGACCTATCaggataaaaaatctttaacaTATACTAAATTCACACAATATAGCTGCAGGACTACTGAACGGGTCGTGAAATATTGCACCTAACTCTGTCATATACATTTGCGCACAAATGCCAACTAGACAAAGTTCTAcgtcagccaatcagatcacttTACAGCAGCCAGAGGACTTATAAAAGAGTTACACTCTGTATAGCTGCACCTTTAAAGCCCTTACCTGCCATTGCTGTTGTCGGCTATCCAAGTTTCAGACCCTTCTCTCAGCGGCCATGTGTGCTGCGTCTCGATTACAACAGTCTCACGAGAGTCACATGCCATCGGCCTTGGTGTTCATGTGGTCATTCAACTACTGGGAAGGTTGCGCAACTTGACCCGGAAAATCCCCTCGTTGATGCTCGGACAACACTGACAGTTACATTGCTGACATCAGCCACGTGCAGAGTGCAGGGAGGATTTTCTCATGTTTAAACCATATGTTAGGGTTCagatgtgggtcacatgattGGAGAAGCGGAGAAGTGCGACGCCATTTAGGGCCATATACTCATATTGCTGAATATTTCTTTGGGGAAATATATCTGTATAAGTCTTACGATGCAAATAGATTAGAATAGATGGAAAAACCAACTGAGCTAGAaaatgattattgttattattagccAAAACCATTGGCTTTCACTGAGTTTATTAAAATACTTTATGTCAAATATTCCAAGTGATTTATTTCTGATGCCTTGTCTTCAGCAACACTTGCAAATTTGGTGTCTCCAAAGCCATAAATCTAAGCAAAGTCACACAAGTTCTTTTTAGAAGATATGGCAGCCAAATATTATTGCTTTTGTAGAATAGTGGTGCTataaatcacaataaatactGTAATATAATGCTTATATAGTTTGTGTATGATTGATGATCATCTGCTCTTTTTCAAAtcattaaattgtattttgtggtgcagttttttggggggatgAGGGGTGATTtgtgcaacaacaaaataaaggcaaaaatgttatttctatTCGGTGAATACATTTTGATGTACATTCGACtgtaaaaacatataaaaacgTATTCTAAGTGTAATGAGCTCAAGCGgtcagcagatggcagtggcGCAAATGAGTTTCTTTCACCCGATAGACATGAAGAACACGTTCCGTTGCTGAAATAACTGAGAAACCCAtccaaaaaaacacttcaaatagttGGTAAATCCACAGTGATACTTATGAAAAGTGGTATATTACAGTAATTAGAttttatgttgtgttgtttgaaaTCCAAACGGCCGTCTATGCTGGTTTCATTACTATGTACGACTTACGATGTAGAACTCGAAAATGAAGTTAGGATGTTGCAATAGTGACCGACCTTCCCAATTGGAATGCGATGAACTTAACAAAATCAACATATTTCATCTAAGTTTGAGTTTAAATGTTTGTCAGTAACACAGCAGGTCAGCAACAGCAGAGTGTACGACACCATTTTATTTAAGACATtcaccaacaaacaaaaagccaAAACGGTTGACGCAGTTTGATAGTAACTCTGAAAGGCGTTTAAGCAGATGTCTGTGCACGTTACAGTATTTACAGCTCACAAAGCAGCATGTCAGAAGAATCACCTCAGATATTCATTTTAACAGTGAAATCATTGGAGAACAAAACTAAAGATACATGTGCATCATCTGCAAAACCTTCTCTTCTGTTGCGACTATTTAAAAAgaacaacatgacaaacatcactTGCATTCAGTTTCGGGTAACATGCATTTCCACCAGGCGCAAATTTGAAATTAACTTGAAatattcaattgaaaaaaaaataaaaatcaatatgaGACTGCAATTCACTACGCCACCGCTAGGAGACAAACGGCACGAATGAAACTATGGCTAATATTTGACCTAAGATTGGGCGATAAATCGAGATTtgctcatgaaggtgaaactgcaggaagcAGCTGTCACTCATGGACACTCGTTGGTCTGagtgtgacattcggaacgcgaagcatattgcccaagaaataatcattaattccaccgagccagatgaccagcctttctaaGGTGTCGCTTTAAGACGGAATCATCCGCTGCCGTTTTGTGTGCGTCAGATGCAGCGTCCTTTGACCACCTGAACCTGAAACCtttgcaaacgtccagagtgggaatTTTCATGAAAGACCTGAAGAAGAaagctgcttccgctgagtgctcaccctgtctctcggagcatccctcatttttacagtctaaatagcgtcatgctggcaacaatattgagcctcgtcacagcaaacggatgacatcacgggcattttatttacctttaaagaactcaaattgcgctgttttcgcccgcgtgtccgcagctctgccaacagagacgatccACAGGAGGGTAAACAGCGCTTGTATGTAAATaggatgtgaggagttcatgattcaagttcaggacATTAcggagattgtttcatgagtcagtctcgatgttGGACCCGATTTCAAAACTAGAAcaagaggatcgctagaagtgatcctcgtgcatcaCTTCTAGCAAcgtgcactgttgctgtctgcggcacagacagcaacagtgcacctgcggcttatagaccggtgcagcttatgtacGAAAAGGATCTATTTTCTGTCCCCTGCATAGATATCGAGATACATATTGTATATCCAGATATAGCAGAAACATATTGAGATTAGTTTTTTTCTcaatatcgcccatccctaatttGACCAACATTTGCAATATTGCAAGTcgctcaaaaaataaaaaaaatcatcactgCAACCttacaataacaacaaaataactgaTACAAAATGATGTGACTCAAAAGACCCTCTATTGACACTGACAGACTGATGACATTCATCCTATGGTTGTAATAAACACAAAGCTCCTTCTGCTGGATAATAAGTCcagacacaaaaacatgaaatgcaGCTCACGAAACACGGGACAGGAAGTTAAGAGACCAAACAAAACCTGTTGCTCCTCGTATTTCATCCTGTCAACAATGATGATTCAGGGAGAGGAACAGACTCTTGTTGAGTTGTATTTTAACGCTGACACATGCACTTTTGACGGCTAATCATTTAGTAGCACAGGTTGGGGTTTGGGAGACAGAAGTACAAAAATGAGGAAGACAGCTTTAGTATTTGTGCGTCCATGCAGCCACAAAGAGACCTCCAGTGCACATGTGAACAGGTCGGCCACTTTGAGTTCATTATTATGGGATAAGTAAAGGAGACCTGTTTACTGGGGAGCAAAAGCACCTTTTGTCCAGCAGAAAATAACTGCCCTCAATAACCCTCAAGTCAAACCTGGTGATCAGCGTGCCAATAAGGCGCTCAAGAATGAGTTATCCCTTAGacgttccacttcctgtttacagcACTACAGTTCAAGTCTCACGTGTGAGACTGTGTGTATAGTGGATGTGCATAGGAGATATGCAGGACTCTCGTGTGTGCCT
It contains:
- the gyg2 gene encoding glycogenin-2 isoform X1 encodes the protein MAATEAFVTMATTDEYCKGAMAVAASLRRHGTTRDIVVMVTVGISEQSRKGLEKLFDEVITVELMDSEDHVRLAVLGRPELGITFTKIHCWTLTQFSKCVFLDADTLVLCNIDELFERDELSAAPDPGWPDCFNSGVFVFKPSLQTHARLLDHARRLGSFDGGDQGLLNSFFSGWPVEDIRKHLPFIYNLSTSSVYSYAPAFQQFGHEAKIVHFLGPDKPWRSSGPDARGVSYLCEDFFSQWWKEYVSASSSSSSSSRQCQQTQIQGPAADTPFSRHFDSSNSLLPHFPSTSEPTHAAPLTASNESDICGVMAHTEVQPGKWMIPHVENTPEEMTVMGEIPASTGILEMDEAESTADHSEAPAADRENEELEHRRMWEEGRADYLGRDAFRNIQKLLDSFLDERISETEPEQ
- the gyg2 gene encoding glycogenin-2 isoform X3, producing MDSEDHVRLAVLGRPELGITFTKIHCWTLTQFSKCVFLDADTLVLCNIDELFERDELSAAPDPGWPDCFNSGVFVFKPSLQTHARLLDHARRLGSFDGGDQGLLNSFFSGWPVEDIRKHLPFIYNLSTSSVYSYAPAFQQFGHEAKIVHFLGPDKPWRSSGPDARGVSYLCEDFFSQWWKEYVSASSSSSSSSRQCQQTQIQGPAADTPFSRHFDSSNSLLPHFPSTSEPTHAAPLTASNESDICGVMAHTEVQPGKWMIPHVENTPEEMTVMGEIPASTGILEMDEAESTADHSEAPAADRENEELEHRRMWEEGRADYLGRDAFRNIQKLLDSFLDERISETEPEQ
- the gyg2 gene encoding glycogenin-2 isoform X2, with product MAATEAFVTMATTDEYCKGAMAVAASLRRHGTTRDIVVMVTVGISEQSRKGLEKLFDEVITVELMDSEDHVRLAVLGRPELGITFTKIHCWTLTQFSKCVFLDADTLVLCNIDELFERDELSAAPDPGWPDCFNSGVFVFKPSLQTHARLLDHARRLGSFDGGDQGLLNSFFSGWPVEDIRKHLPFIYNLSTSSVYSYAPAFQQFGHEAKIVHFLGPDKPWRSSGPDARGVSYLCEDFFSQWWKEYVSASSSSSSSSRQCQQTQIQGPAADTPFSRHFDSSNSLLPHFPSTSEPTHAAPLTIPHVENTPEEMTVMGEIPASTGILEMDEAESTADHSEAPAADRENEELEHRRMWEEGRADYLGRDAFRNIQKLLDSFLDERISETEPEQ